From one Carassius auratus strain Wakin unplaced genomic scaffold, ASM336829v1 scaf_tig00214722, whole genome shotgun sequence genomic stretch:
- the LOC113092884 gene encoding uncharacterized protein LOC113092884, with protein MQDSNIKKQFKVVEAEEIEISQTASFRRRGASQALTIRKICFYYIPLVRSLEQLLSHPMIVAMFDNGPNQMDLDGFVNDIIDGDILKSHPLFSVRPNALQLILYTDEIELCNPLGSYASKNKLLMVYYTLGNINPKHRSKLAAIRLLAIAKSSDISQCGVDVILQRIQEDLNLLYNGVNIKTAHGERTLYGAVVSFYGDTLAQHELTGFKEGVGFAFRKCRHCECSFEDMQVHFDAENFVKRSLDRHVRQCNEIERAATDFLRSSLKTTYGINRKSKLIDFPAFDLIRQTPQDIMHVILEGVAPLEVKTVLKHLVLSGQLELDTFNSAILGYPYSTDVRDKPCPITVTTLSSNENRLKQSAGQMLVLLKILPFVLDSCERNEYFQVIIELIEIVQILFAPVIALTTAEKLKLLIKQHLSNVKRLFPENNITPKQHYLIHIPEQIKDLGPMVRHMCMRFESKHCFFKQWSSKLNFKNVCKSLVKHNQMFESCQNVSRENHPIFSKDILLGPVSEVENMKYVQDKMRAFLGVENVHHVVSAKWLELSGNRYVHQKSVIVINVNEGVPVFGLIKDMYIVNYSLYCFECQVYNTVGFSREFASYEIEVPNLAQATEIVDSDKIVDYTSYYALSFKNRTYIPLKYYLGDVCEIYKCTTNC; from the coding sequence ATGCaagattcaaatataaaaaagcagTTCAAGGTAGTTGAAGCCGAAGAAATTGAAATTTCCCAGACTGCATCCTTTAGGAGAAGAGGAGCCTCACAAGCTCTAACAATAAGAAAAATATGCTTTTACTATATTCCTTTGGTGCGAAGTTTGGAACAACTACTTTCACATCCAATGATTGTAGCAATGTTTGACAATGGACCAAACCAAATGGATTTGGATGGATTTGTCAATGACATTATTGATGGGGATATTTTGAAGTCCCATCCACTGTTctctgtgagacccaatgctctgCAGCTTATCCTGTATACTGATGAGATAGAACTGTGCAATCCTCTGGGGTCGTATGCCTCAAAAAACAAACTGTTAATGGTGTACTACACTTTGGGCAATATAAATCCTAAACACAGGTCTAAGTTAGCTGCCATCCGTCTACTTGCCATTGCAAAATCAAGTGATATCTCTCAGTGTGGTGTAGATGTGATTTTGCAGAGAATACAAGAGGATTTGAATTTGTTGTATAATGGAGTGAACATCAAAACTGCCCACGGGGAGCGAACACTGTATGGTGCAGTAGTTTCTTTCTATGGCGATACCCTAGCTCAGCATGAGCTAACGGGCTTTAAAGAGGGAGTTGGATTTGCATTCCGAAAATGCCGACACTGTGAGTGTAGTTTTGAGGATATGCAAGTTCACTTTGATGCAGAAAACTTTGTCAAAAGGTCTTTAGATAGACATGTCAGACAGTGTAATGAAATTGAGAGGGCAGCCACAGACTTTCTGAGAAGCAGTTTGAAAACCACTTATGGAATTAATAGGAAAAGCAAACTAATTGATTTCCCAGCCTTTGATCTCATCAGGCAAACACCTCAGGATATTATGCATGTGATATTAGAAGGTGTGGCACCACTGGAAGTTAAAACTGTACTTAAACATCTTGTGCTATCAGGGCAGCTGGAACTGGACACATTTAACAGTGCTATTCTAGGATACCCATACTCCACTGATGTCCGAGATAAACCTTGCCCTATTACTGTCACAACATTATCATCGAATGAAAACAGACTAAAGCAATCAGCTGGGCAAATGCTTGTCTTATTGAAGATTCTGCCATTCGTGTTGGACAGCTGTGAAAGAAACGAGTACTTTCAAGTGATTATTGAGTTAATAGAGATTGTTCAGATCTTATTTGCACCAGTTATTGCGTTGACCACTGCAGAAAAGCTTAAGTTGCTTATTAAGCAACATTTGAGCAATGTTAAACGGTTATTTCCTGAGAACAATATAACACCAAAGCAACATTATTTGATACATATTCCTGAACAGATTAAAGATTTAGGTCCAATGGTCAGACACATGTGTATGCGATTTGAatcaaaacactgttttttcaaaCAGTGGTCTTCCAAGTTAAATTTTAAGAATGTTTGCAAGTCCTTGGTTAAACACAATCAGATGTTTGAGAGTTGTCAAAATGTCAGTCGTGAGAATCACCCAATTTTTTCAAAAGACATTCTATTGGGTCCTGTATCTGAAGTGGAAAATATGAAGTATGTGCAGGATAAAATGAGAGCTTTTTTGGGTGTAGAAAACGTGCATCATGTGGTGTCTGCAAAATGGCTTGAGCTAAGTGGCAACCGGTATGTGCACCAGAAATCAGTGATTGTAATCAATGTTAATGAAGGCGTTCCTGTATTTGGGCTCATAAAGGACATGTACATTGTAAATTATTCCTTGTATTGCTTTGAATGTCAAGTTTATAATACAGTGGGTTTCAGTCGTGAGTTTGCTTCTTACGAAATTGAGGTCCCAAACCTTGCTCAAGCCACTGAGATAGTGGATTCAGATAAAATTGTAGATTATACATCATATTACGCACTCAGTTTTAAGAACCGTACTTACATTCCTCTGAAGTATTATCTCGGAGATGTGTGTGAGATTTACAAGTGCACCACTAACTGCTAA
- the LOC113092875 gene encoding uncharacterized protein LOC113092875 — translation MHFPINPSNVIESDAEIKHKRRLLLRDRLNMNHITVQRRGKDPQPQRCHEDANLFTCPFCSSDTYKPCQYHQIMTHIAGHKLRSVEHGDYVIYSCGLGCGQKAKHFHCCQCPQTYINKGALKEHLCKKHPISAFTAALQPVARPAQETSSQQPVARPAQETSSQQPVARPAQETSSQQPVARPAQETSSQQPVARPAQETSSQQPVARPAQETSSQQPVARPAQETSSQQPVARPAQETSSQQPVARPAQETSSQQPVARPVESAAPLVIKRKKITVSCPHCGVSLNSKNLKKHIERKHEAINPITSTCHLPAQCVDKKNGIYVVAKTFRGPCIPIHVAKKIWGSSQKVMCEMDVCNTCAEMAQRSDLLVTPCVHLRSVDYSSAIAPNEDLSEDVLTEMVEQKWFGDTRKNQCLKQQDQAKSKGATFASLVTIGGPDYKYYISVYEPKVSHYSRLARVLVNYNSKTNTWHCPCLKGRKSCLHKSIGKWCLFQMKRQLFTTLPQAEAVREPSQHEDVMMSGQQWEYPPKGEGLKQMVQYIYHNKKLPETLSDVFTEDVKEEDIPKHLIPEEEFCSQCPGPVHLSDPILITRNAKVAMLTGVVTGISTYCKKCSNCGLFYRYQDWMHGLHNFNDQLLLTVFLCIFIRNSVQAHVSVGRVRSILQKTSHVPYPKEFFHAYLHFEALTHHDYNFSCLKCGHHPPVVVMDLHRKGVFSMPVSDISEPHETYNGEVNSEDFWETLSMERIAAGLLKIGDRNPYNIKPNFEYWAPWIGRYTRKAPIVLNTEWQKVQSTSAQDLITEMDITEERLSDELMKLKVADIRKLCKACGVATQGSKTDLLSRLRGQMQTRTAYDKIFQKVWGASGGWAVILCPCGVVYSVKCLIRAESPRDFSDMLFSWKHMPNICIYDFARGLATHSNVRRPEAMPFAPFDGRLAEDTEDNLRAALSGTLTVSLPWLNEKKLDEDVSCHPVTGSSDHYALYDKFHESNSKDVRDSLRKIQLVPELAGSVNTQAAEQLFSGMRKNNYFLNMMSPTTHMFFVRNILHIQNEEKNKSMLKKIQKCHSKTTVNLQKDSLGRLVVDKENRGPERTRLHLIKPTKACWSKPLNRSQRKLVAQALSVSKDDEVAYVGSTVIKQKDFTTLTELSEVEGSVLNSCFCVLQRIALSQNVDIYPVNSHVIVTWLPPICAHPLDSLPPEISSKDAVVFPSYVPGHWMLCRNCSQPLSWAMD, via the exons ATGCATTTTCCCATCAACCCAAGTAACGTTATAGAAAGTGATGCGGAAATTAAGCACAAGCGCCGTCTGCTACTGAGAGATCGCCTAAATATGAAT CACATAACAGTTCAGCGGAGAGGTAAAGATCCTCAACCACAGCGCTGCCATGAAGATGCTAATTTATTCACATGCCCTTTCTGCTCATCTGACACATACAAGCCATGCCAGTATCATCAAATAATGACCCATATAGCTGGACATAAACTGAGATCTGTTGAACATGGAG ATTATGTTATATACAGCTGTGGCCTTGGCTGTGGTCAAAaggccaaacattttcactgctgTCAGTGTCCACAGacctacataaataaaggtgccTTAAAAGAGCATCTTTGCAAAAAACACCCCATATCAGCTTTTACTGCTGCTCTACAACCAGTCGCTCGTCCAGCACAAGAAACGTCTTCACAGCAACCAGTCGCTCGTCCAGCACAAGAAACGTCTTCACAGCAACCAGTCGCTCGTCCAGCACAAGAAACGTCTTCACAGCAACCAGTCGCTCGTCCAGCACAAGAAACGTCTTCACAGCAACCAGTCGCTCGTCCAGCACAAGAAACGTCTTCACAGCAACCAGTCGCTCGTCCAGCACAAGAAACGTCTTCACAGCAACCAGTCGCTCGTCCAGCACAAGAAACGTCTTCACAGCAACCAGTCGCTCGTCCAGCACAAGAAACGTCTTCACAGCAACCAGTCGCTCGTCCAGCACAAGAAACGTCTTCACAGCAACCAGTCGCTCGTCCAGTAGAATCAGCGGCTCCACTAGTGATtaagagaaagaaaatcactGTGAGTTGCCCTCACTGTGGTGTAAGTCTGAattcaaaaaatttaaaaaaacacattgagcGTAAACATGAAGCCATAAATCCCATAACTTCAACTTGTCATCTACCAGCACAGTGTGTTGATAAAAAGAATGGGATATATGTAGTGGCTAAAACGTTTCGTGGGCCCTGTATCCCCATTCATGTGGCAAAAAAAATTTGGGGCTCATCACAGAAGGTTATGTGTGAAATGGATGTCTGCAACACATGTGCTGAAATGGCACAAAGGAGTGACCTTTTGGTAACACCGTGTGTTCATCTAAGGTCAGTAGACTACTCCAGTGCCATTGCGCCTAATGAAGATTTATCAGAAGATGTGTTAACTGAGATGGTTGAGCAAAAATGGTTTGGTGACACAAGGAAAAACCAATGCCTTAAACAGCAAGATCAGGCTAAAAGTAAAGGTGCCACATTTGCTAGCCTTGTTACTATTGGAGGCCCTGACTACAAGTATTACATATCTGTATATGAGCCAAAGGTTTCACATTACAGTAGATTGGCCAGAGTCTTGGTTAATTACAATTCCAAGACAAACACTTGGCATTGTCCTTGTCTCAAAGGTAGAAAATCATGCCTGCATAAGAGTATTGGAAAATGGTGTCTCTTTCAAATGAAGCGGCAGCTCTTCACAACGCTGCCACAAGCTGAGGCAGTGAGAGAACCATCACAACATGAGGATGTCATGATGTCTGGCCAACAGTGGGAATATCCTCCAAAGGGTGAAGGCCTGAAGCAGATGGTACAATATATTTACCATAATAAAAAGCTTCCTGAGACACTATCAGATGTTTTTACAGAAGATGTAAAGGAGGAAGATATTCCTAAACATCTTATTCCTGAGGAGGAGTTCTGCTCTCAGTGCCCTGGACCTGTTCACCTCAGTGATCCTATCCTCATCACCAGAAATGCTAAAGTTGCAATGCTCACTGGTGTAGTGACTG gAATATCCACATATTGCAAGAAATGCAGTAATTGTGGTCTGTTTTACCGATACCAGGACTGGATGCATGGGCTTCACAATTTTAATGATCAACTGCTGCTAACCGTCTTTCTGTGCATTTTCATAAGGAATTCTGTGCAG GCTCATGTGTCAGTTGGAAGAGTGCGTTCCATTTTGCAAAAGACATCACATGTGCCTTACCCAAAGGAGTTTTTTcatgcatatttacattttgagGCACTGACCCACCATGATTATAACTTTTCATGTCTAAAATGTGGTCATCATCCTCCAGTTGTTGTGATGGATTTACACAGAAAGGGAGTGTTCAGCATGCCAG TCAGTGACATAAGTGAACCACATGAAACCTACAATGGTGAGGTGAATTCAGAGGACTTCTGGGAGACTCTTTCAATGGAGAGGATTGCAGCTGGCTTGTTGAAAA TTGGGGACAGAAATCCTTACAATATAAAACCCAATTTTGAATACTGGGCCCCCTGGATCGGCAGATACACACGCAAGGCACCAATTGTGTTAAACACAGAGTGGCAAAAAGTGCAGAGCACAAGTGCACAAGACCTCATCACTGAAATGGACATAACCGAGGAAAGACTAAGTGATGAATTAATGAAGCTAAAG GTTGCTGACATTCGAAAACTTTGCAAGGCCTGTGGAGTTGCTACTCAAGGATCAAAGACTGATCTTCTATCCAGACTGAGAGGACAGATGCAAACCAGAACTGCATATGACAAAATATTTCAGAAAGTTTGGGGAGCATCAG GTGGATGGGCAGTCATTTTATGCCCTTGTGGTGTGGTTTACAGTGTGAAATGTCTCATCCGTGCTGAAAGTCCTAGAGACTTTTCTGACATGTTGTTCTCTTGGAAACACATGCCAAACATCTGTATTTATGATTTTGCCAGAGGACTGGCCACCCATTCCAATGTCCGGAGACCAGAGGCAATGCCATTTGCACCATTTGACGGGCGGCTTGCAGAGGATACAGAAGACAATCTGAGGGCTGCACTGAGTGGAACCCTTACTGTTAGCCTACCTTGGCTGAATGAAAAGAAGTTGGATGAAGATGTCAGTTGCCATCCAGTGACTGGATCCTCAGATCACTATGCCCTATATGACAAATTCCACGAGTCTAATTCTAAGGATGTGCGAGACTCACTCAGAAAGATCCAGCTTGTTCCAGAGTTGGCTGGTAGTGTTAACACACAAGCCGCAGAACAGCTTTTTTCTGGAATGCGGAAGAATAACTACTTCCTGAATATGATGTCTCCCACCACTCACATGTTTTTTGTCAGAAATATTTTGCACATTCAGAATGAGGAGAAAAACAaatcaatgctgaaaaaaatccaaaagtgCCACTCAAAAACTACTGTGAATCTCCAAAAAGATTCGCTTGGACGTCTGGTTGTAG ATAAGGAGAACAGGGGTCCTGAAAGAACCAGACTACACCTGATTAAACCTACTAAAGCTTGCTGGAGCAAGCCACTGAATCGATCACAGCGTAAACTG GTGGCTCAAGCTCTTTCAGTAAGTAAGGATGATGAAGTGGCATATGTGGGCTCTACAGTAATAAAACAGAAAGACTTTACAACTCTGACAGAACTTTCTGAGGTTGAAGGAAGT GTGCTGAATTCCTGCTTTTGTGTTCTGCAACGGATTGCCCTCTCACAG AATGTGGACATCTATCCAGTTAACAGCCATGTCATTGTGACCTGGTTACCTCCTATTTGTGCACATCCACTGGACAGCTTACCT CCTGAAATTAGCAGCAAGGATGCTGTGGTCTTTCCATCTTATGTGCCAGGACACTGGATGCTGTGT AGAAATTGCTCTCAGCCTCTGTCCTGGGCCATGGACTGA